DNA sequence from the Pedobacter sp. W3I1 genome:
TAAGAGACGTTTATCGACGAAGAACTGCTGTGATTAATACTGCAACTGCTGATATAGAAGCAATAACTACTGGCATAATGCGTGTATTAGGACTATATTCAATCGCTTTTGATTTATCTGGCTCTACATACACCACATCGTTTTGTTTCAGATAAAAGAATGGAGAATCCATTACATCCTGATTATTGAGGTTAAGTCTTTTCATCACCCTTTGGCCATCCTGTTGTCTGATCACCAAAACATTTTCTCTTTTGCCATAAACGGTCATATCGCCCGCCATGCCCAATGCTTCTAAGAGGTTAATATTATCTCCCTGCACGGTAAAGGTCGACGGTCGGTTTACTTCACCAATTACCGTTACTTTAAAATTGACCAACTGAACATCAACTACCGGCTTTTTAACATACTTATCTAATTCTTTCGAGATGCTAGCCTGTGCTTGCTCAATGGTTAAACCTTCCAGGCGAATGTTGCCTACAACGGGTAGGTTAATCATTCCGTCTTTACTTACCCGGTAACCTTCTATTTTATAATTATTATCAGCGTTTGCATTTCTGGTATTAACAGCAAATAATACATTAGATTCTTGATTTAAGCTATTTATGCTTACACTTAAAAGGTCATTCTGCTGAATTTTAACTTCCTGACCTTGAAGTTTCACTTCGCTAGTTTGTTTAGCCAGGTTACTGAAGTATACAAGATCTCTTCTGGGAGCGCATCCGGTGATAATGCCTGTATATATTGCGATAAATAATATTACTTTCTTCATAGCTTAAGTAATGTTTAGTTTTTGTTTTGATTTATTGAGAACTAAGCTATGCAATTAAGATTCAATGTTTTATAGACAGATTGGGGTTGTATTTAAATTGTATAAAATATAAACAGCATGCACAGCATATTAAATGCTGTGCCCATAAATTGCACATCATTTGTAAATTTTACAACGCATAACTTGTATAATATTCTGGCGGGATTTTCACTCAAAAAAGCTCGGTTTCGGTTAAAATCTTAACCGGTCGAACTCAAAAAACAGCAGAAAATGTTTTAACATTTAAAAAAGCTGTTTAATACTACAATTTATAGGAGGTATAAAATGATTTTTATAAAATTTCAAATCAAAACCACTGATCACGAAGCTTAGATTGATGGGTTAGCAGATTATTTTACCCTAACTAACAGGCTATATGTTGCGCTTCGCATATTTCTGTGCAACATATTTTACAATACATTTTTAAGCTTTTAAAAATTACATGTTGCCCAGTAGTATTGAGGTTTCATCAACAACTGTTCGCTGTGAGCAATCCACCGAGATAAAACGATTAACATTAAAGTCAGACGCCTTAAGCAAGACCGAAAATTAAGTAAAATGCGCAACTGTAAATGCTGTAAACATGAATTAGCAAAATGTGCACAGTATGTTTTAAAAGGGTTTATAAGCATGTTTTATGCATAAATTCGTAAGAAACCAAAAAAGAATGAAATATGAAAGTTATTATTTATGGAACTGGAAAAATGGCTGAATTTATCTGTTACTCAT
Encoded proteins:
- a CDS encoding polysaccharide biosynthesis/export family protein, which produces MKKVILFIAIYTGIITGCAPRRDLVYFSNLAKQTSEVKLQGQEVKIQQNDLLSVSINSLNQESNVLFAVNTRNANADNNYKIEGYRVSKDGMINLPVVGNIRLEGLTIEQAQASISKELDKYVKKPVVDVQLVNFKVTVIGEVNRPSTFTVQGDNINLLEALGMAGDMTVYGKRENVLVIRQQDGQRVMKRLNLNNQDVMDSPFFYLKQNDVVYVEPDKSKAIEYSPNTRIMPVVIASISAVAVLITAVLRR